A genomic segment from Microcoleus sp. bin38.metabat.b11b12b14.051 encodes:
- a CDS encoding SGNH/GDSL hydrolase family protein, with product MENQTSHPSSLSSSTDSPGKRPIKIMPLGDSITDGYFFPGGYRIDLQPAMESRGYAIEFVGSLSNGPDTLLSQHHEGHSGWRIEEICDRIVEWLQTFQPDIILLLIGTNNIGQWYQVETASYRLNQLVDRIFETAPTVQLFLASIPPMSEPTLNQRVIQYNHKSEELVKEKQQEGKPIDFVDLYSTLSLADLPDGVHPNNEGFSKIACALEACLSAYLN from the coding sequence GTGGAAAATCAAACTTCTCATCCTTCTAGCCTCTCCAGCAGCACTGATTCACCGGGAAAACGCCCAATCAAAATCATGCCCCTAGGCGACTCAATTACCGATGGCTACTTCTTTCCAGGAGGATATCGCATCGATTTACAGCCTGCGATGGAGAGTAGAGGGTATGCTATTGAGTTTGTTGGTTCCCTAAGCAACGGCCCCGATACCTTACTCTCTCAGCATCATGAGGGACATTCTGGTTGGCGAATCGAAGAAATTTGCGATCGCATTGTGGAGTGGCTGCAAACCTTCCAACCCGATATTATTTTGCTCCTCATCGGCACGAATAATATCGGACAATGGTATCAAGTCGAAACTGCAAGCTATCGTCTCAATCAATTAGTCGATCGCATTTTTGAAACAGCACCCACTGTTCAACTCTTTCTCGCTTCAATTCCCCCGATGTCTGAACCCACCTTAAATCAGCGAGTTATACAATACAATCATAAGAGCGAGGAGTTAGTCAAGGAAAAACAACAAGAAGGCAAGCCCATCGATTTCGTCGATTTATACTCCACTCTGAGCCTTGCAGATCTCCCCGATGGCGTTCATCCCAACAACGAAGGATTTAGCAAAATTGCTTGCGCTCTTGAAGCTTGTCTGTCAGCATACCTAAATTAG
- the murD gene encoding UDP-N-acetylmuramoyl-L-alanine--D-glutamate ligase, with amino-acid sequence MPIAHIIGLGKSGIAAARLLKREGWEVTLSDRSSTPNLLEQQQELASEGINLELGKSFEPDKSIQLVVVSPGVPWDIPALVRARELGIETIGEMALAWRYLKSPWVAITGTNGKTTTTALIAAIFAEAGLYAPACGNIGYAACELALAEKPPDWVIAEISSYQIESSPSVAPRIGVLTTLTPDHLSRHKTLENYYNIKAHLLKNSELQIINGDDPLLRQQGVDIWPDACWTSVKGEKDLLGKRDFGAYIEDGWVIAQGDKILPAESLRMVGEHNLQNLLMAVAAANLAGIDQSAIARAIAKFPGVAHRLEHIRTWEGIDFINDSKATNYDAAQVGLAAVSAPAILIAGGDPKEGDDRAWIDTIKAKAAIVLLIGDAAGIFSDRLEQADYNAWEIVETMERAIPRAAELAKQNHAKVVLLSPACASFDQYQSFEQRGDRFRQLCLESLPEK; translated from the coding sequence ATGCCGATCGCTCACATCATTGGATTAGGAAAATCAGGGATTGCCGCCGCCAGACTGCTCAAACGCGAGGGATGGGAAGTAACGCTGAGCGATCGCTCATCTACCCCAAATTTGCTCGAACAGCAACAGGAACTTGCCAGCGAAGGAATTAACCTGGAATTAGGTAAATCTTTTGAACCTGACAAATCCATACAATTAGTAGTAGTAAGTCCGGGAGTTCCCTGGGATATTCCAGCATTAGTCCGCGCCCGAGAATTAGGAATTGAAACAATCGGAGAAATGGCCCTCGCGTGGCGCTATCTCAAATCTCCTTGGGTGGCAATTACTGGTACTAACGGCAAAACTACGACTACTGCTTTAATTGCTGCTATTTTTGCAGAAGCAGGGCTTTATGCTCCGGCTTGCGGCAACATTGGCTATGCTGCGTGCGAATTAGCTTTAGCCGAGAAACCCCCGGATTGGGTAATCGCAGAAATCAGCAGCTATCAGATAGAATCTTCGCCGTCTGTAGCGCCGCGCATCGGAGTTTTGACTACTTTGACGCCGGATCACCTCAGCCGCCACAAAACCTTAGAAAATTATTACAACATTAAAGCACATTTGCTGAAAAATTCGGAATTGCAAATCATCAACGGTGACGATCCTCTTTTGCGGCAGCAAGGAGTTGACATTTGGCCTGATGCGTGTTGGACGAGTGTCAAAGGTGAAAAAGATTTGTTGGGAAAACGGGATTTTGGAGCGTACATAGAGGATGGTTGGGTAATCGCTCAAGGTGATAAAATTTTGCCTGCTGAGTCTTTGCGGATGGTGGGCGAACACAATTTGCAAAATTTGTTGATGGCGGTGGCTGCTGCTAATTTGGCGGGAATAGATCAAAGTGCGATCGCCCGGGCGATCGCGAAATTCCCCGGAGTGGCGCACCGCCTCGAACACATCCGCACTTGGGAAGGCATAGATTTCATCAACGACAGCAAAGCGACTAATTATGATGCGGCGCAAGTCGGGTTAGCTGCTGTCAGCGCACCGGCGATTTTGATTGCGGGCGGTGATCCCAAGGAAGGGGACGATCGCGCCTGGATTGATACAATTAAGGCGAAAGCTGCTATCGTGCTGTTAATTGGGGATGCAGCGGGCATTTTTAGCGATCGGCTAGAACAAGCCGATTATAACGCTTGGGAAATAGTCGAAACAATGGAAAGAGCAATTCCGAGGGCGGCAGAATTAGCAAAACAAAATCATGCTAAAGTCGTACTGCTTTCGCCAGCTTGCGCCAGCTTCGATCAATACCAAAGCTTCGAGCAGCGAGGCGATCGTTTCCGTCAATTGTGTCTCGAATCCCTACCTGAAAAGTAG
- the glyS gene encoding glycine--tRNA ligase subunit beta — MPNFLLELGTEELPASFVAGSTQQWQELVPATLAEQSLTNDSINVYATPRRLAVVVKGLPVKQSDREEDVKGPPASSAFKDGKPTKAAEGFAKKQGVEIDALEVRATDKGDFVFVLKQIPGRMTADILVELVPQWINKLEGKRFMRWADGDLKFPRPIRSIVALFDDTVLPITLVSGSDTVKSDRISQGHRVLYTPPTPPLGKGGTGGVSIKSAEDYVECLRAAGVEVDRTQRKIQIQAQVEAAATKQGGYADITEDLLEEVTDLVEWPNAVVGKFDDSFLMLPPEVITTIIVTNQRYFPILKSPEFPELLPYFITISNGDPAKSAIIAAGNERVVRARLADGQFFYKADLVKPLEDYLPKLETVTFQEDLGTVRQKVDRLCNIASLITKQLQITLEEQAYIERAAMLCKADLVTQMVYELPEMQGIMGQKYALACGEPEAVATAIFEHYLPKGAGDNLPQTITGQVVAIADKLDTLVSIFGLGMLPSGSSDPFALRRAANAITNIIWAAQLPINLHQLLAEVVAEFTATRPQTSAELLSQLSEFFLQRIRTLLQEENNVDYDLVNAVLGENDPEYTERALRDLLDARERALFLQQIRNDKTLDLIYETVNRSTRLAAQGDLDKVELEPKTVVKPELFQKSSEQAFYDAVVQLVPQTLLSKQTRNYQQLVDSLTEIAPAVSSFFDGPESVLVMDSDPEIKRNRLNLLGLLRNHARVLADFGAIVKG, encoded by the coding sequence ATGCCTAACTTTTTATTAGAACTCGGTACCGAAGAATTGCCCGCATCTTTTGTCGCAGGCAGCACCCAACAGTGGCAGGAACTCGTACCTGCAACTCTGGCAGAACAATCTTTGACAAATGACTCAATTAATGTATACGCTACTCCGAGACGTTTGGCCGTTGTTGTTAAAGGACTGCCAGTTAAGCAATCTGACAGAGAAGAAGACGTAAAAGGGCCGCCCGCAAGTTCGGCTTTTAAAGATGGCAAACCGACGAAAGCAGCCGAAGGTTTTGCCAAAAAACAAGGTGTAGAAATTGATGCTTTGGAAGTTCGCGCTACGGATAAAGGCGATTTTGTGTTTGTGCTCAAACAGATTCCGGGGCGGATGACGGCGGATATTTTAGTTGAACTTGTGCCGCAGTGGATTAATAAGTTAGAAGGCAAAAGATTTATGCGGTGGGCTGACGGAGATTTGAAGTTTCCGCGCCCGATTCGATCGATCGTAGCGTTGTTTGATGATACTGTACTGCCAATTACCTTGGTGAGCGGTTCGGATACCGTCAAGAGCGATCGCATTTCCCAAGGACATCGAGTGTTATACACCCCCCCTACACCCCCCCTTGGCAAGGGGGGAACGGGGGGGGTTTCGATTAAGAGCGCCGAGGATTATGTCGAGTGTCTGCGGGCTGCTGGCGTAGAAGTCGATCGCACGCAGCGCAAAATCCAAATTCAAGCACAAGTAGAAGCCGCCGCCACCAAACAAGGCGGTTATGCCGACATTACCGAAGATTTGTTAGAAGAAGTCACCGACTTAGTAGAATGGCCGAACGCAGTTGTCGGCAAATTTGACGACAGTTTTTTGATGTTACCGCCAGAAGTAATCACCACAATTATCGTCACCAACCAGCGTTATTTCCCGATTCTGAAAAGCCCAGAATTCCCCGAACTCCTGCCCTATTTTATTACAATTTCCAACGGAGATCCAGCTAAATCGGCGATTATTGCCGCCGGTAACGAGCGAGTGGTGCGGGCGAGATTAGCCGACGGTCAGTTTTTCTACAAAGCAGACTTGGTAAAGCCTCTAGAGGATTATTTGCCCAAGTTGGAGACGGTTACTTTCCAGGAAGATTTGGGTACAGTGCGCCAAAAGGTCGATCGGCTGTGCAATATTGCCTCTCTGATCACCAAGCAACTGCAAATCACACTCGAAGAACAAGCTTACATAGAAAGAGCAGCAATGCTTTGCAAAGCCGATCTTGTAACCCAAATGGTTTACGAACTTCCCGAAATGCAAGGAATCATGGGGCAGAAATACGCCTTAGCCTGCGGCGAACCCGAAGCAGTAGCAACAGCAATTTTCGAGCATTATTTGCCCAAAGGTGCGGGCGACAATTTGCCACAAACTATCACAGGTCAAGTTGTCGCAATCGCCGACAAATTAGATACATTAGTCAGCATTTTCGGCTTGGGAATGTTGCCGAGCGGTTCCTCGGATCCCTTTGCTCTGCGGCGCGCAGCCAATGCTATAACTAACATTATTTGGGCGGCTCAGTTGCCAATCAACTTGCACCAGTTGCTCGCAGAAGTTGTCGCCGAATTTACCGCAACGCGCCCACAAACATCGGCGGAGTTGCTATCGCAGTTATCCGAATTTTTCCTACAAAGAATTCGGACTTTGCTGCAAGAAGAAAATAATGTAGATTACGATTTGGTGAATGCAGTTTTGGGAGAAAACGACCCAGAATATACCGAACGAGCTTTGAGAGATTTGTTGGATGCGCGGGAAAGAGCGCTTTTCCTGCAACAAATCCGCAATGACAAGACTTTGGATCTGATTTACGAAACAGTCAATCGTTCAACTCGTTTGGCGGCTCAAGGTGATTTGGATAAGGTAGAATTGGAACCGAAAACGGTGGTGAAACCCGAGTTATTTCAAAAGTCGTCTGAACAAGCTTTTTACGATGCAGTGGTGCAATTGGTGCCGCAAACGCTGCTATCGAAGCAAACTCGGAATTACCAGCAGTTGGTAGATAGTTTGACTGAGATTGCTCCGGCTGTGAGCAGCTTTTTTGACGGGCCAGAGAGCGTTTTGGTGATGGATTCTGACCCGGAAATTAAGCGCAATCGCTTGAATTTATTGGGTTTGCTGCGGAATCACGCGCGGGTGTTGGCTGACTTTGGGGCGATAGTGAAGGGTTAA
- a CDS encoding MAPEG family protein gives MLAEANATLWPSLITVSALILYFVVTINVGRARFKHKVSPPQMTGNPDFERVVRVQQNTLEQMILFLPSLWLFSQFISPIFAAGIGAVWIVGRILFAWGYYQAAEKRTAGFGISTLATLTLLGGSLIGIIMSLLKISQL, from the coding sequence ATGCTCGCAGAAGCAAACGCCACACTTTGGCCTAGTCTAATAACCGTATCAGCTTTAATTCTCTACTTCGTTGTCACCATCAACGTCGGCAGAGCCAGATTTAAACACAAAGTTTCCCCTCCGCAGATGACAGGAAACCCAGACTTTGAGCGAGTAGTGCGAGTTCAGCAAAATACCTTAGAGCAAATGATTCTATTTTTGCCATCGCTGTGGCTATTCTCGCAATTTATCAGCCCAATTTTTGCAGCAGGTATCGGTGCAGTTTGGATAGTTGGACGCATTTTGTTTGCTTGGGGTTATTACCAAGCAGCCGAAAAACGAACCGCAGGATTTGGGATTAGCACCTTAGCTACTTTAACTCTGCTGGGTGGTTCCTTAATTGGCATCATCATGTCGCTGCTGAAGATTTCACAGCTATAA
- the groL gene encoding chaperonin GroEL (60 kDa chaperone family; promotes refolding of misfolded polypeptides especially under stressful conditions; forms two stacked rings of heptamers to form a barrel-shaped 14mer; ends can be capped by GroES; misfolded proteins enter the barrel where they are refolded when GroES binds), which yields MTKIVAFSDKSRRALERGVNQLADAVRITLGPKGRNVLLEKKFGAPQIVNDGITVAREIELEDPLENAGARLIQEVASKTKDIAGDGTTTATVIAQSLIREGLKNVAAGANPVALRRGIEKTIAHLVLEIAKLAKPVEGSAIAQVATVSAGNDEEVGAMIAQAMEKVTKDGVITVEESKSLLTELEVVEGMQYDRGYLSPYFVTNNDRMEVEYENARILITDKKINSIQELIPLLEKVARTGSPLIIIAEDIEGEALATLVINKARGVLNIAATKSPGFGERRKAMLQDIAVLTGGQLISEEVGLSIDTATLEMLGTARKITIDKENTIIVAGDEHKADVLSRIEQIRKQLAATDSDYDKEKLTERIAKLAGGIAVIKVGAATETELKDRKLRIEDALNATKAAVEEGIVAGGGTTLIHLITKIDAIRSTLDAEEQIGADLVAKALEAPLRQIADNAGVEGSIAIERVRASGLNIGYNALTDVYEDMIAAGIIDPAKVVRSALQNAGSIAGMVLTTEAVIVEKPEKKKAGGDMGEMGGMGGMGGMGGMGGMGGMGGMGGMGGMGMM from the coding sequence ATGACCAAAATAGTTGCATTTAGCGACAAATCTAGGCGGGCACTGGAACGCGGCGTCAATCAACTCGCCGATGCAGTCCGCATCACCTTGGGCCCCAAAGGCCGGAATGTCTTACTAGAAAAGAAATTCGGCGCTCCGCAAATCGTTAACGATGGTATCACCGTTGCTAGGGAAATTGAACTCGAAGATCCTCTCGAAAATGCTGGCGCTCGCTTAATTCAAGAAGTCGCCTCCAAAACTAAAGATATCGCAGGCGATGGCACTACAACCGCTACGGTGATTGCTCAATCCCTCATTCGCGAAGGTTTGAAAAATGTCGCAGCAGGCGCAAATCCAGTCGCACTGCGCCGCGGGATTGAAAAAACGATCGCGCATTTAGTCCTAGAAATCGCCAAATTGGCGAAACCAGTCGAAGGATCTGCCATTGCTCAGGTTGCCACTGTCTCCGCCGGTAACGACGAAGAAGTCGGCGCCATGATTGCTCAAGCAATGGAAAAAGTCACCAAAGACGGCGTAATTACTGTTGAAGAGTCGAAATCTCTGTTGACAGAATTGGAAGTCGTCGAAGGGATGCAGTACGATCGCGGATATCTTTCCCCGTATTTCGTCACCAACAACGATCGCATGGAAGTTGAGTACGAAAACGCTCGCATCCTGATTACCGACAAAAAAATTAACTCGATTCAAGAACTAATTCCGCTTCTTGAAAAAGTTGCCCGCACCGGTTCACCGCTGATCATTATCGCCGAAGATATTGAAGGTGAAGCTTTGGCAACTTTGGTCATCAACAAAGCACGCGGTGTCTTGAATATCGCAGCTACCAAATCTCCTGGTTTTGGCGAGCGACGCAAAGCTATGCTACAAGATATCGCCGTTCTGACCGGCGGTCAATTGATTTCTGAAGAAGTCGGACTCAGCATTGATACCGCAACACTAGAAATGCTGGGTACCGCCCGCAAAATTACGATCGACAAAGAAAACACCATCATTGTCGCTGGCGACGAACACAAAGCAGACGTATTATCACGGATCGAGCAGATCCGCAAGCAACTAGCAGCAACGGATTCCGACTACGACAAGGAAAAATTGACCGAACGGATTGCCAAACTTGCTGGCGGTATTGCTGTAATTAAAGTAGGCGCAGCTACCGAAACCGAACTCAAAGATCGCAAACTGCGGATTGAAGACGCTCTCAACGCTACTAAAGCTGCTGTGGAAGAAGGTATCGTCGCTGGAGGCGGCACCACGCTGATTCACCTGATTACAAAAATAGATGCAATCAGAAGCACTTTAGATGCTGAAGAGCAAATTGGCGCTGACTTGGTTGCGAAAGCTTTGGAAGCACCTTTGCGTCAAATCGCTGATAATGCCGGCGTTGAAGGTTCGATCGCGATCGAGCGAGTGCGGGCTAGCGGATTGAACATTGGCTACAACGCTCTTACCGACGTGTACGAAGACATGATTGCCGCTGGAATTATCGATCCAGCTAAGGTTGTGCGATCGGCTTTACAAAATGCCGGTTCCATTGCTGGCATGGTTTTGACAACTGAAGCTGTGATTGTCGAAAAACCCGAGAAGAAAAAAGCAGGCGGCGACATGGGCGAAATGGGCGGCATGGGCGGCATGGGCGGCATGGGCGGCATGGGCGGCATGGGCGGCATGGGCGGCATGGGCGGCATGGGCGGCATGGGTATGATGTAG
- a CDS encoding HetZ-related protein 2, which produces MTLAERLAQDWKSRLEQDCPDESSITRESVVRWLLGDKPERFDSLNPTQFNVASGAIDFLYRILQQRYLGVAPERAYRNLIGRLGGLVVLRQKIQAWVSLSRDRQRSAVEVLQEVIQEMLNSDRYLQQQVAWIAECTTDKRLRNALLLASTEEYCLRPIRNQPLLVYRFVNYLRRSQRGGLTQVPAGDWVRLVSEQVLPDDTDEPLSLLDEQAMSEYRENQAWEERQTQRQIVQQEFENYLTAEVDPLASQWLQLYLQGRSQEAIAEALNVPVKQIYRLREKVSYHAIRVFAVKQAPELVANWLEISLKEHSLGLTPAQWQQYLEELTPVQRQLVESLKAGKSVETIASELKLKTNQVIGEWSKLYLAAQSLRNE; this is translated from the coding sequence ATGACCTTGGCCGAAAGACTAGCACAAGATTGGAAGTCGCGACTCGAACAAGATTGCCCCGACGAGAGTTCTATCACTCGCGAGAGTGTTGTCCGTTGGCTGTTGGGAGACAAGCCAGAAAGATTTGACTCTCTCAATCCGACTCAATTTAACGTCGCCTCTGGGGCGATCGACTTTTTATATCGAATTTTACAGCAGCGGTATCTGGGAGTAGCGCCAGAAAGAGCTTACCGCAACTTGATCGGGCGCTTGGGCGGTTTGGTGGTGCTCAGGCAAAAAATCCAAGCGTGGGTTTCGCTGAGTCGCGACAGACAGCGCAGTGCGGTGGAGGTACTGCAAGAAGTGATTCAGGAAATGCTGAATTCCGATCGCTACCTCCAGCAGCAAGTCGCCTGGATTGCCGAATGCACAACAGATAAACGCTTGCGAAATGCTTTGCTGCTAGCAAGCACAGAAGAATACTGCTTGCGGCCGATTCGCAATCAGCCGCTGTTGGTGTACCGCTTCGTCAATTACCTGCGACGTTCCCAGCGGGGCGGGTTGACGCAAGTCCCGGCGGGAGATTGGGTGCGGCTGGTGTCGGAACAGGTTTTACCCGACGATACAGACGAACCGCTCAGCCTGCTAGACGAACAGGCGATGTCCGAGTATCGAGAAAATCAAGCTTGGGAAGAACGGCAAACTCAGCGGCAGATTGTCCAACAAGAATTTGAGAATTACTTGACGGCTGAAGTCGATCCGCTGGCTTCGCAGTGGCTCCAGCTTTACCTCCAAGGCCGTTCCCAAGAAGCAATTGCTGAGGCTTTGAACGTTCCCGTCAAGCAAATTTACCGCTTGCGAGAAAAAGTCAGTTACCACGCGATTCGCGTTTTTGCAGTCAAACAAGCACCGGAATTAGTCGCCAACTGGCTGGAAATTTCGCTCAAAGAACACAGTTTGGGCTTGACACCCGCCCAGTGGCAGCAATATTTAGAAGAACTCACGCCGGTGCAGCGGCAGTTGGTAGAATCTCTCAAAGCCGGGAAAAGTGTAGAGACGATCGCCTCTGAATTAAAGCTCAAAACCAATCAAGTCATCGGCGAGTGGAGCAAACTCTATCTAGCAGCTCAATCCCTCCGCAACGAATAG
- a CDS encoding BrnT family toxin produces the protein MQFEWNEAKNLDNIRKHEIDFVDVPKMFDSPMLIELDNRFDYGEDRWYGIGFLGNGIAVVIWTERQNDVIRIISARRANRYERQKLEQYLSY, from the coding sequence ATGCAGTTTGAGTGGAATGAAGCGAAAAATCTAGATAATATTCGCAAACATGAAATTGATTTCGTAGATGTCCCTAAGATGTTTGATAGTCCAATGCTAATTGAGCTAGACAATCGTTTTGATTACGGCGAAGACCGTTGGTACGGTATCGGCTTCCTCGGTAACGGCATCGCGGTTGTTATTTGGACAGAACGGCAGAATGACGTGATTCGGATCATTTCAGCACGAAGAGCAAATCGATATGAGCGCCAAAAACTTGAGCAATACCTCTCGTACTAA
- a CDS encoding ABC transporter ATP-binding protein: MARYSRLQKLISYMRPHWKPTFWGVFSLLIVNAVGVYIPLLIRNAVDTLQVATKFDQVLNYVILILVLASIMWVIRMVSRILLFGVGRQVEFDLKQQIFNHLLTLEPSYFAANTVGDLINRATSDLDNIRRLVGFAVLSLANTAFAYALSLPVMLGINVRLTLLAIAVYPLMLVLVQLFSDKLRIQQLAVQEELSAMSDLIQEDMSGMSVIKIYAQEENERRAFRDCNAKLLSANLTLAQTRNFIFPLLGGLASISLLVLLSAGGGAIADGIISVGDFVALLIYVERLVFPTALLGFTITAYQRGEVSVDRIESILTVEPQIKDAADAVELPTPVKGEIVARNLNYTYPGANTRALKDVNFTIKPGETVAIVGAIGSGKSTLANALPRLLDIDPGELFVDGQDITEVRLRELRGAIAYVPQESFLFGTSIKNNIRYGNPLAEEPEIEAAAKQAQIHPEILNFPQQYKTVVGERGITLSGGQRQRTALARALLIDAPVLILDDALSSVDNQTATDILHNLATGTDRKTVIFISHQMSAAASADRIFVMEKGEIVQSGSHAELVRQTGLYQYLWNQQKLEELLH; this comes from the coding sequence ATGGCTCGTTATTCTCGACTGCAAAAACTGATTTCTTATATGCGCCCGCACTGGAAACCCACATTTTGGGGCGTTTTTTCGCTATTAATTGTGAATGCTGTGGGCGTTTACATTCCCCTGCTAATTCGGAATGCAGTTGATACTCTGCAAGTTGCGACTAAATTTGACCAAGTTTTAAACTACGTGATACTGATTCTGGTACTCGCCTCAATTATGTGGGTAATTCGGATGGTGTCGCGGATTCTGCTGTTTGGCGTCGGGCGTCAAGTCGAATTTGACCTCAAACAGCAAATATTTAATCATTTATTAACATTAGAACCGTCTTATTTTGCGGCAAATACGGTAGGGGATTTAATTAACCGCGCTACTTCCGATTTGGACAACATTCGCCGCTTGGTGGGTTTTGCGGTGCTGAGTTTGGCGAATACAGCCTTTGCTTATGCTTTGAGTTTGCCGGTGATGCTGGGGATTAATGTCAGGTTGACGCTACTGGCGATCGCAGTTTATCCTTTAATGCTAGTTTTGGTGCAATTATTTAGCGACAAACTTCGCATCCAGCAACTAGCAGTCCAAGAAGAACTATCTGCAATGAGCGATTTGATTCAAGAGGATATGAGCGGGATGTCCGTGATTAAAATCTATGCTCAAGAAGAAAACGAACGCCGAGCTTTTCGCGATTGTAACGCCAAATTGCTATCAGCAAATTTGACATTAGCTCAAACTAGAAACTTTATTTTTCCACTGCTGGGCGGTTTGGCAAGTATCAGTTTGTTAGTGCTGCTTTCTGCGGGTGGCGGAGCAATTGCTGATGGCATAATTAGCGTCGGGGATTTTGTGGCGCTACTGATTTATGTCGAGCGTTTGGTATTTCCGACAGCGTTGTTAGGTTTCACAATTACTGCTTACCAGCGCGGAGAAGTTAGTGTCGATCGCATCGAATCAATTTTGACTGTGGAACCGCAAATAAAGGATGCTGCGGATGCAGTTGAGCTACCAACTCCCGTCAAAGGTGAAATAGTCGCTCGCAACTTGAATTATACCTATCCCGGTGCTAACACGCGCGCGCTCAAGGATGTCAACTTTACCATAAAACCAGGGGAAACCGTGGCAATTGTCGGGGCGATCGGTTCTGGGAAATCAACCTTGGCTAATGCCCTGCCGCGCTTGCTGGATATAGATCCGGGCGAGTTGTTTGTAGACGGACAGGATATTACGGAGGTGAGGTTGAGGGAGTTGCGCGGGGCGATCGCCTACGTGCCCCAAGAAAGCTTTCTATTCGGTACTAGCATCAAGAATAACATCCGCTACGGCAATCCTTTAGCCGAAGAGCCGGAAATTGAAGCAGCCGCCAAACAAGCCCAAATCCACCCCGAAATTCTCAACTTTCCGCAGCAGTATAAAACAGTTGTGGGCGAGCGTGGCATTACCTTATCCGGCGGACAGAGGCAGCGGACAGCATTAGCTAGAGCCTTGTTAATTGATGCTCCAGTGCTAATTTTGGATGACGCTCTTTCCAGCGTTGACAATCAAACTGCTACCGATATTTTGCATAACTTAGCAACCGGAACCGATCGCAAAACCGTAATTTTCATCTCGCACCAAATGTCCGCTGCTGCTAGTGCCGATCGCATTTTTGTCATGGAGAAAGGAGAAATAGTGCAAAGTGGCAGTCATGCAGAATTGGTACGGCAAACAGGGCTATATCAGTATTTGTGGAATCAACAAAAACTAGAAGAATTGCTGCATTGA